TTCCATCCGTTGCTCTCCCGGCGGAATCGGCTGCTGGCCGGCCGAGCCGTCCCCTTTCCAGATGACCCGGTAAAACATGACCCGAACTTCGTGGCGGGTCCTCTCCGGATTCAACGGCCTCGTAATCAACGTCGCGGCGATTTTTTGATGGAGATCGACGGGAATGACGATCGGAGGTTGCTGCACCAACACCAGCGCGGAGCTGAACAGAAAAATAAAAAAGCGGCTGATGTCCTGGCCGTGCTCCCGCGCGCTCCGTTCCTTCGTCGCCCGCAGAAACCCCACCTCCCGCGCGCTTTCCTCGATTTGGAATCCCAGGTCTTGCAACACGGCCGCCGAGGCGGACAGGAGTTCCGTCTCGTCTTTGGTCTCGAAGAGACGGGTCTGCATGGCCCTGTGGGCAGGGCTCTCCGCAGTCAATTGAAAGAATTCGGCGGGTTGCGTCTGAGGGACGCAACCCATCAGGTGGCCGGCCAGGACCGCCCCCCCGACCATTGTTTCCCATCGCCCCTTCGTCATGAGCCGGTCCGCCTAGAACTGCGTATAATTGTAGGCGAAGTCGCGCACCTTTTTGTCTTCGTCATATTTGATGATGATGGTGAGGGTCCGCTGCCGCTGGGAGCTGGAGCTGTCGCGCGCGCTGGTTCCGAGAATAATGAGGCCCGCGAAGGACGACCTGGCCGTGTCAACCCGGTCGGTGGAAACCTTGTCGTAGATCCACACCTCCCGGCGCTTCTCATCGGTCGTCACGATGTTGGGGCTTCCCAGCAATTCCGCGACTTGCGAAGCCGGCATGCCGACCTTGATCTCCCCCTGCACTTTGCCGACGGTCAACCGGTCTTCTTTGATCTCCGCCGTACCGCCCCCGCAGCCGGCCGCCATCGCCACACACACACCCAGCGCCACCCATAGCCTTTTCATCGAACGTCCCTCCTCGCGTTGTGCGTCACGGTCTCCGCCGGATGGCCGGCTCCGCTTTTTTACGGGGAAGCTTACACGTTCCGGACGGAGAAATCACCCGATCGGTTCCGCGTTTCTTCAGGCAGGCTCTTCGTCGTCCTCGTGATGGTCGCCGTACGGAGAAGGGATCCCATAACGTTTGCATTTCTCCCAGAGCGCCTTGCGCGACAGACCTAGCACCTTGGACGCCGTCGTCCGGCTTCCCTCGACCCGCTCCAAAACGGAGACGATGTATTCCTTTTCAAATTGCTCGCGCGCCGCCGCGAGCGGCATCAACGGTCTGTGGGCGGCTTGCTTGCCACCGGTCAATCCTTCGTTGCAAAAGCCGCACGACTCTTGCGGGGGGCCGCCAAGATAGGGACAGGACTGAAAGCCGCAGAGATCGGTCGGCTCAATCACCTGGCGCTCATGGCCTAAGGCCACCGCCCGCTCGACGATGTTTTCCAGCTCGCGCACGTTTCCCGGATAGGAATATCGCAGCAACAGCTCGCGGGCTGCCGGCGAGAACCCCTTGAGCTTTTTGTTCAGTTTGGCGGCGCAGGTTTCGATGACGTGCTCCGCAATGAGCATGATGTCTTCCCGCCGTTCCCGGAGCGGCGGAATCACGATTTGCACCACGTTCAGCCGATAAAACAGATCGTCGCGAAACCGACCCTGGGCGACCTCTTTGCGAAGATCCTTTTGGGTGGCGCACACCAATCGGACGTCGGCGTCGATGGTGTCGTTACCTCCGACCCGCTCGAACTTCCTCTCCTGAAGCACTCGCAGCAACTTCACCTGGACCACCGGCGACAGTTCCCCGATTTCATCCAGGAACAACGTCCCCCGATGGGCCAATTCAAATCGCCCTCGTCGCTGGCGGAGGGCGCCGGTGAAGGCGCCTTTCTCGTGGCCGAACAGCTCGGCCTCCAGCAACGTTTCCGGCAGGGCGGCGCAACTCACCTTGATCAACGGGCCGTCCCGCCGCGGACTGTTCTGATGCACCGCATTGGCGACCAGTTCCTTCCCCGTTCCGCTTTCGCCCAGAATCAATACCGTCGAATCGGTCGCCGCGACCAGCTTGATCTTTTCCAAGACCGCCCGCATCCGGCTGTTGGCTCCCAGAATGCCGCCGAAGCTGAACTTGTTCTCCAACGTCGCCTTGAGGTCCTCGTTTTCTCGCCGCAGCATCACGACGCGCGCGATCCGCTCGATGATCAACAACAGTTCGTCCATCTGGAACGGTTTGGTGACGTAGTCCGCCGCTCCCAGTTTCATCGCCCCCACCGCCGTTTCCACGGAACCGTGCGCGGTGATGACCACCACCTCCGTTTCAGAACTCCGATCCTTGGCCGCTTTCAGGACGGTCAGCCCGTCGCAGCCGGGCAGCCGGAGATCGGTGATCACCACGTCGAACCGTCTCTGCCCGACGGCCTCGACACCCTCCATCCCGGACGAAGCCGTCTGCACATCGTATCCGACGGCCTCCAGCGCATCCACCATCGAGAGCCGAATCAACGGCTCATCGTCCACCAGCAGGATCGAGAGTCCTTTCACGGAGCCCGCTCCACCAACGAATGATCGCGCGATACCGGCAAGCACAGCGTGAACGTGGTCCCCTTGCCGACCTCGCTGTCCACCAAAATTCTGCCGCCGTGCCGTTCGACGATGCCCAGATTGACGGACAGGCCCAATCCCGTCCCTTCGCCCTCGCCTTTCGTCGTAAAGAAGGGATCGAACACACGGGGGAGGATGGACGGAGGGATGCCGGAGCCGGTATCGCGGACTTCGACTCGGCAGACTCCCTCGGCGATCGAGGTCCGAATGGTCAAGACGCCTCCGTTCTTCATCGCCTGAACGGCGTTCAAGATCAGATTCATCAATACCTGTTCGATCATATGGCTGTCCACCATCACGTTGGGCAAGCCGAGCCCCAACTCGGTCTCCAGCGCGATGCGGTTGGGAGCGAACAGGTGGGTGGTCAGCGTCAACACCCGCTCGACAATCTGGTTGATGTCGGCCGGACTGAATTCAGGCTCGTGCTGTTGGGAGAAATCCAATAACTGCCGAACGATCTTCTGCACCCGCCTGACGCCGTGCTCCATGGAGGCCCAGTACTCCTCTTGCCGGGCCGGGGAAATGCCGCCTTTTCTCAGGTTGTAAAGGCAGTTGAGGATGCCTCCGAGGGGATTGTTGATTTCGTGCGCCACGCCGGCCGCAAGTTTTCCGATGGACGCCAATTTTTCGGCGTTGCGGATCTGCTGCTCCAACTTTTTCGTCTCCGTCATGTCGCGGGCGATCCCGAGCACGCCGAGAATCCGGCCCTCGGCGCCTTGGAGGGGGGAGACGCTGATCATCGCCGTTCGGATCTCGCCCCGCTTGGTCACGATTTCCACCTCGTACACCTGTTTCGCACCGATATCTAAGGTGGCTTTGAGGCGCCGGCCGCGGTGACGCCGTGAGAGTAACGAGAGATAGGGACGGCCCAGCAGATCGTCCTTGCGATACCCCCAGGCGCCGACCTTGCCGTTGACATAGGTGAATCGCTGCTCCGTATCGAGCGTGTAGATGACGTCGTTGGCGTTTTCCAGCAAATTTTCCAAGTACTGCTTCGTTTCCTCGATTTCCCTTGTCCGTTCCCTCACCTTGATCTCGAGGTCTTCCCGATAGGACTCCAACTGCCGCTCGAGCTTTTTCCGGTCCGTAATGTCCCGCATCTGCACCATGACCAGGTCCCGATCGGCGCCCCCGGCGCCGATCAGATTCATCTCGACCGGCACCACGCGGCCGTCGCAGTGCATGACGGCAATTTCCCTCGTCAAAACCCGCTGGTGGCCGCCTCCGATCTCCGCCAACCATTCCTTGAACTCACGGTGACGGTCCTCTGCGATCAGATCGAGAATGTTCCGCCCGACGACGCCGGCCTCCGCGTAGCCCAGCACCTGTTCCTCGCGCTTGTTCACGGCGGCGATCATTCCCCGGGCGTCGATCATGAACACCGAGTCGGCGACCAGATCGAACAGGGCCTTGTAGCGGGCCTGCGAGGCGGCCAACTGCCGTGTGCGCTCCGAGACGGCCTGCTCCAGTCCCGCCGTATAGCGATGCAGCTCTTGCTCCAACCGGCGCCGCTCCGTGACGTCCCGGACGAAGGCGCGGGAATAAATCAACCCGCCGCGCTCACGGTCGAGAAGCGCCGTGGCGTGAATTTCGACGTCGATCGACCGTCCGTCCTTCGCCACGAGCAGGGTTTCCATGGACCCCTGTCCCCGCGAGACCAATTGCTCGAGAAAATGCAATGTCCGCGGTTCCTCTCCCTTCGGCACCACTTCCCAAAGCCGAAGGGCCAGCATTTCTTCGAGCGTATAGCCCAATTTGTCGAGCCCCGTCTTATTCACGTGGACGAACCGGCCGCCGCGATCCATCTGATAAATCATCTCCGGCGAATGTTCGATCAAATCGCGATACCGCTCCTCCAACTGTTTGACATCGGCCATCTGCCGTTCGATTTGCCCGAACGACCGTTGCAGATTGGCGGCCATGTGATTGAACGCTTCCGCCAGTTGTTCGATTTCATCGCCGGTTTTGAGATCAAGCCGCCGGTCCAACCGTCCGCTCCCGATCTCCCGCGCCCCCTCCTGCAACAGTTTGATCGGACCGGCGATGCGCCCCGCCATCACCACCCCGATTCCGCCGAGCACGGCCAATACCGTTCCGCCGAACAACAGGATCTTGGTCATCAACTCGCCGAGGGGAGCGAAGATTTCTCCGGGATCCTGCCGCACGACGACCAGCCAATGCCGGCCTCCGAGGCTCCCCGCGGCAAGACCGTCGGCGAATCGCACGGGCGCGTACCCGATCATGCCTCCTTCGCTCCCGTGCGAATCGTCATCGACCGACGCCCACCCGGGTTTGAGCGCCCCCAACAGGCCGACGACCTCTGGGCGGATCGTGTGCGCTTCCGGAGCCAGCACCGGACATAGAACCACGACGCCGTCCGAACCGACCAACATGGCGTGCCCCGTGGCGCCGAGTGAAACTTCCGCAATGGAATGGAACACGGTGTCGCGTCGAAGCAGAATCGTGATCGCCCCGATCGCCGTCTTTTGCCCTTCGTCCATGATGGGCACCGCGACGGTCACGACGTGCGTCCCGAAGGCGGGATCGAACGCCACGTCGCCCACGTAGGGCCGCGCCCCGCCGTCTTGCACGACGGCCCGCCACCACGCCGTCTTCTTGTACCAATACTCCACCTGGGGAATGGAACTGATCACCAGGGCTCCCTGCTCGTCCGTCACCAGAATGCCGACGTAGTCGGACTTCCGAATCTCATGCCAGCGGATCAGCGAATTCGTCGAGATTCGGTTGACGAACAACGGAAACTCGCTGCGCGAATCCCGCTGCCCCCAGCGCCGCTGCCAATCCTTGATGATGGCCTCGATGGCGCGGGAATCCTTGCCTTCATAGGTTCGATTGGCTTCCAAGACGGCGGCGCGAAGAAACGGCATGGTGGCGAGCTGTTGCGCCTCGTTGACGGTGCGGGTCACCTGCATTTCGACGCGGCGGGCGGCCTCGACGGCGGCTTCTTTGAAATTCGCTCCCGTTGTCTCGCGTAACGCCCGGCGCTCTTCGAGATAGAGCAGGATCAGAAACAACGTCAGGGGCAGGAGGCCGACCACCACGATCGCCGCGATGATCTTGCGCTGGAGGCTGTGGAACCGGCTCCAGAATGTCATGCCCATCCCATCGGTTGAGGGAAGGTACCGCGGGAGAATCGCTCTGCGGGCGAACGACTCGCGGACCGGCTCGCGGTCTCCGAACGGAACCGTCTTATTCCATCATCCGGCTCAACCGCGTTTCAAGAGCCGGCCCGGCTTGCCCGGCCACAGAAGGACCAGCGGGCTCGCGACAAAGACGGACGAATAGGTGCCGCAAATCACGCCCCACAGGAGCGCCAGCGAAAAGTCGTGCAGCACCTCGCCGCCAGCGATCGTCAAGGGAATCAGCACCAGGATCACCGTCAAGCTGGTGACGATGGTCCGGCTCAGAACCTGATTGACGGCGTTGTTGATCGTGGCTTCTTCGCTCTCCCGACGGCGCACCTTCAGATTTTCCCGGATCCGGTCGAAGACGACGACGGTATCGGTCAGGGAATAGCCGGCCAGCGTCAACAGGGCCGTGACGATGAGCAGCGTGATCTCCTTGTCCAGCACGTAAAACGCGCCGAGCACCGCCAACACGTCGTGAAACGTCGCCAGCGCCGCCGCGACGCCGAACCGCAGCTCGAATCGCGCCGCGATGTACATGATGATCCCGGCGAAGGAAATGAGGATCGCGATGAGCGCGTCCTCCTGAAGCTTTTTGCCGATCGTCGGCCCGATTTCGGTCGTGGAGTCCACCACGAACGAATTGCCGGGGAACTCCTTGGCGAACACCCCGACGATCCGCTCCGCGATCTTTTCCTCGATCGTCGTCGAGGTTTTGACGCGAACAAGCAGCTTGTTGTCCTCCCCGAATTCCTGCAGCTCGGCGTTGCCCACCCCGTTGGACTCCAGCGCCTTTCTCGCTTCGTCGATGCGGATCGGCTGCTCGAACTTCAACTGCACCGCCGTGCCTCCGGCGAAATCGATGCCGAGATTCGCCGCTCCCCGAGCGATCTGAATCACGGCCACGAGCCCCAACGCAACCATGAGACCGGACAAGGCGAAGGTGATCTTGCGCTTGCCCATGAAATCGATGTCGGTTTTTCCTAAGATCTCGAACATGCCTGCTCCTTACCGAACGGGCGAGGGCGGGACTCCGATCCGCGCGCTCCGCCTCGAATTCGCTTCGTTTCAAATACTCAACGTCTGGGCTTTCGGTTGCCGCCTGTACCAGAGGTCGAAAATCACCTTGGTGCCGACCAACGCCGTGAACAGATTGATCGCGATGCCCAGGCACAACGTGACGGCAAACCCCTTGATCGGTCCCGTTCCAAATAAAAAGAGCGCGACCCCGGTGATCAGCGTCGTCACGTGCGAATCGATGATCGTGAGCAACGCTTTGTCGTACCCGGCGTCGATCGCCGTTCGCACGGCCTTGCCGCTCCGCAACTCCTCTCGGATGCGCTCGAAAATCAACACGTTCGAATCGACTCCCATTCCGATCGTAAGCACGATCCCGGCGATGCCCGGCAATGTCAGCGTCGCGTTTAAGGCGGACAGCGCGCCCATCAGACACACCAAGTTCAAAATCAGCGCAAAGTCGGCGATCGCGCCGGAAAGACGGTAATACACGATCATGAACAGGATGACCACCGCTCCCGCGATCAACGTCGCCCTGATGCCCTTGTCGATCGAGTCTTGCCCGAGAGACGGACCGACCGTCAAATCCTGCACGATCTTAAGAGGCGCCGGCAGAGCCCCGGCCCGCAACACGATGGCGAGATCGTTGGCCTCCTGCGTCGTAAAGGTGCCGGTGATTTGGGCGCGTCCGCCTCCGATCCGCTCTTGAATGACGGGGGCCGAATAAATCGTGTTGTCGAGCACGATCGCCATCCGTTTCTTGACATTCTCCGCCGTGATCCGCTCGAACTCCTGGCCTCCCCTGGAATCAAAGGTGATGGACACGTAGGGATCGTTGAATTGCCCGATCGACACCCGCGCGTCGCTCAAGACGTCGCCGGTGAGCATGACCCGCTTCTTGACCAGATACGGAATCCTGTATTCGCGTCCCGTCTCCTTGTCGACCGCGCGCTCGAACAAAATCTCGTCGCCCTCGGGGATCTTGTCCTGAAACTGCCGGATGATTTCCTCTTCCATGTCCTTCGGAATCCGGGCCGGCAGCTCCAACCGCAGTTGGGCGTCCTCGTCCAGCATTTTGAACTCAAGCAGGGCGGTTTCCTTGATCAAGTCCTTGGCCCGTTTTGGCTCTTTGATGCCCGGCAACTGCACGACGATCTGCTTCAAGCCCTGCCGCTGCACGATCGGCTCGGTCACGCCGAACTGATCGATTCGGTTGCGGATCGTCTCCAGGGCCTGATTGATCGCGAAGTCCTTGATGCGCTTGCTCTCCGCTTCGCGCAGTTCCCACACCAGCGAAGTGGACGTTCCGGCCGATTCGTTTTCGGCGAAGGACGGATACTCGTCGATCAGTTTCTGGATCGAGGTTTTGAGTCCCTCATCCCCGAATCGAATCGTGATCTGTTGGGAGGCCGTGCGTTTCACCGACTCGACGGCAATGTTCTTTTCGGCCAGCAAGTCTTGAAGCGACGTCACGGTTCGGTCGACCGTGATCTCCACCGCCCGATCTTCGTCCACCTCCATCACCAGGTGAATGCCGCCCTGCAAGTCAAGACCCAGCGCGATGCCCTTGTCCGGAAGGACGGTCTTCATCCAACCGGGCAGCGTTTGATACAGCGGCTGGTACGACGGCAACGAACATATCACCGACGTCGCGATGACCAGCGCCAACAATCCCAATCGCCCGCTCACCTTCTTCATGATCGCTCCAACCTCTTCGTTTCGGACGGCCTACGCATCTTTTTCTTTGTCCTCGTCTTCCCCGCGCAGCCGCGCGATGTAATCCCGCTGGATCTTGATCCGCGTATTGTCGGCTATTTGGAGGGTGACGGTATGTTTCCCGAGATTGGTGACCGTTCCCCAAATGCCGGACGTGGTCACGACTTTGTCGCCTTTCTTGAGCGCGTCGATCAAGGCCTTCTGCTCTTTCTGCTTCTTCTGCTGCGGCCGAATCAGCAGAAAGTAAAAGATGATGAAAATCAGAATAAAGGGAACGAGGGAAAGCAGCCCTCCCGGGCCTTGCCCGCCGGCCCCCGCCCCGTTCGCCCCGGCCCCCTGGGCCCATGCTATGGATTCCATCAACATAACGAACGATCTCCTCTTTCCTTGTTGTGGACGCTGTCTCCCGCCGCAACGACCTCCGGGTCTTCCCGCGCCGCGGCGCTCGACGGTTCCTGCGCGTGGCTGCGATAAAAAGCCGCTCGAAATTCCGAAAACGTTCCTTGCTCGACGGCCGCTCGGACACGGCGCATCAGATCCGAAAAATACCAAAGGTTATGAATGGTGTTCAGCCGCGAGGCCAACATTTCTTTCACCGAGAACAGATGATGAAGATACGCCCGCGAGTAGCGCCCGCAGACCGGGCACCCGCAGTCGGGATCGACCGGCCGCTCATCTCGGGCGTATCGGGCTTGTTTGATGACCACCCGTCCCGCGGTCGTAAACAACGAGCCGGTCCGTCCATGTCGCGAGGGCGCGACGCAGTCGAAGAGGTCGATGCCGCGAAAGACCCCTTCGATCAGATCTTCCGGGTATCCCACTCCCATCAGATACCGCGGCTTGTTCTCCGGCAGTTCCGGCACCGTCGCGTCGAGCATCGCGTACATCTCGGCCTTGCTTTCTCCCACGGACAGGCCGCCGACCGCATAGCCGTCGAATCCCATGGCCGTAAGGTCTCTCGCCGAGCGGACGCGCAGATCCGCGTCCAGACCGCCCTGCACGATCCCGAACAGGGCTTGGTCGTTTCTGCGCCGACCGGCCAAACAACGTTCGGCCCATAACTTGGTTCGCCGCACACTGTCCACCACCGCCTCGCGGCTCGCGGGCAACGCGACGCAGTGATCGAAGGCCATGATGATATCGGCTCCCAACGCTTCTTGGATTTCAACGGCGATTTCCGGGGTGATGAAATGACTCGATCCGTCGATGTGCGATTGGAAGACGACGCCTTCGTCCGTCACCTTGCATAACTTGGCCAAACTGAACACCTGAAAGCCCCCGCTGTCCGTCAAAATCGCTCCGGGCCAGCCGGTAAAGGCGTGCAGTCCGCCCATCTCGGCCACGATCTTGTGCCCCGGACGGAGGTAGAGATGATAGGCGTTGTTCAACAACAACCGGAATCCCATGAGCTGCAGATCGTCCGGCGCCAGTCCCTTGACCGGCCCCAACGAACCGACCGGCATGAACGTCGGCGTATCGATGACGGCTCGCGCGGTGCACAATCGGCCGACCCTGGCTTTGGATTGCCGATCCTGTTGTTGAAGCCGATACTGGATCATGCCGCGCCCTTCTTTTTTCACATCTGCTCGGGCGCGGAAATTCCCAGCACCGTCAGACCGTTTCTGATGACTTGCTGAACGCCGCGCATGAGGGCCAGCCTGGCGGCGGTCCGCTTGGGCGTCAGTTCCTCGGCCGATCCCGCCTCATCGTGTTCCTGACCGCCCGCGGGAGGGAGGATCCGATGTTTGTTGTAAAAGGTATGCAGCAGCGCCGCGAGCTGTTGGAGATAATACGTGACACGATGGGGCTCGAACGTGGACGCGCTGGTCTGAAGGATGTCCGGATAGACGGAGAGCTTTCGAATCAGCCCCAATTCGTCAGGATCGGTCAAGGGGGCGAGGTCCGTCTCGTTCGGTCGAGGGCACTCAATGCCCCGCGAGGCGGCCGTCCGCCACAAGCTCGCGATACGAGCGTGGGCGTATTGCACGTAGTACACCGGATTGTCCGCCGATCGTTGCTTGGCCAGTTCCAGATCAAAGTCAAGATGAGTCCGTGAGTCCCTCATGAGGAAAAAGAACTTCGCGGCATCGGCGCCCACTTCGTCGATGACTTCGCGCATGGTCACGAACGAACCGGTCCGCTTTGACATCTTGACTTCGACCCCGGCCCGCAGGAGTTTGACGAGTTGAACCAACACCACCCGCAACCGCTCCTTCGGATGGCCGTAGGCCTGCATCACGGCCTCCATGCGGGGGATGTAGCCGTGGTGGTCGGCTCCCCACACGTCGACCAGCAGATCATATCCGCGCCGCAGCTTGTCCCGATGATAGGCGATGTCCGACGCCAGGTAGGTGTATTCGCCGTCCTGCTTCTTGACGACACGGTCTTTTTCATCGCCGAAGGTCGTGGAACGAAACCACAGTGCGCCCTCTTGCTCAAACAAAAGGCCGCGGGCTTGCAAATCGTCCAAAGCCTGCTCCACCGCCCCGGACTTGAGCAACGACTCTTCGCTGAACCACGACTGAAATTCGACGCCGAACGACGCAAGGTCCCCACGGATCAATTCCAACAGTTCCTGATAAGCGAGCATACGGCATCGCGCCTCGATCTCCGCCGGATCGGACGGTCCCGTCTCGTCGTCGAGCTTCTGCTTGAGGCGTCGGGCCACATCGTTGATATAGGCGCCGTGGTAGCCTTCTTCCGGAAATTCGGCAGGCTGCCCGCAGAGTTCTCGGTAACGCGCATAGACCGACGCTCCCAACAGTTTCATCTGTCTGCCGGCGTCGTTGATATAGTACTCGCTGGTCACGTCATACCCGACTGCTTCCAACAGGCGGGCGACGGCCTGCCCGACCGCCGCTCCCCGTCCGTGCCCGACATGGAGTGGACCGGTGGGATTAGCGCTGACATATTCGACGAGGACGCGATGTCCCCGTCCCACGTCGGCTTTGCCGTAGGCGTCTCCTCTCGCATCGATCTCTCGTAACACTTCGTGCCACAGGGTCGGCTTGATCGTCAGGTTCAAAAATCCAGGGCGGACAATTTCCACCCGCTCGAAGAGCTGCTCCGTTTCCGTGAGATGTTCGGCGATAATCTCGGCGATCTCGTGAGGTCCTTTTTTTTCCGACGGCGCCAAGGACATCGCGATCGTCGTCGCCAATTCTCCCCATTCCGGACGTTTTGGCGCGTCCAGAGTCAACGCCGGCCAGGTTTCCGTCTTCAATCGGCCCTTTTTCTTGGCCTCATTGAGCGCACCGAGCAAGGCGGTGGCAACCATTTCTTGGACGATGCCGTGAGACACGTCTAATCTCCTAAGTTCTTAGCAAAGAAGGAGAAAATGAACGGGCCACTTTAGCACACGGGTCTGGTGGAGACAAGGTAGAGTCCGGGTGGTGGTCTTGTGATTTGATTATCGATTGCTCATGTTTTCTCCACGCGTCCAGTATCTGTTCCGGGGAAATGGCCAAACAGACTCTTTCGGAACAAGCGGTGACGTGCTCCCACGAAGGGCACTTGCACGGTCCTGCGTGCAAGACAATCACGTGCGATCCTTTGGGCGCCCATCGGGCTGGGTCGGTCGGCCCGAAGAGTGCAACGGTGGGGACTCTCAACAGCCCTGCCAAGTGAGTGATGCCTGAGTCATGTCCGATGTACACCCGCGCTCGGAGAAGCGCACCGGCGACGGTCGTCAAATCGGTATCGCGTAAGACGGGGAGAGGACGGCCTATTTTCTCGACGATGGCCTTCACGGCTTCTCGGTCGGCCGGACCTTCCAGGAGAAGACACTGTGTCTCCGCGTTTTTTAATTCGTCAATGACAGAGGCCAACGCTTCCGGCCTTGTACACTTTGCTCGGCTCCCGCTCCCCGGATGAATCATCACCATGGGACGATCAAGAGCAATGCCCCGTTTTGCCAGGCACATCTCTCCGCTCTGCTTGAGCACCGACGGAACGGGTATCCGCGGCACAACGGCCGGACCATGCCCTCGTTGTCCGATCGCTTCGCAAAAACGGTCACTCTGATGCGTCGCCGTCACAGTGGGGTCGAAGGGTGATCGTATGCGCACGTGGCCGATACCCCTCATTTTGAGACGTTTCTCAATAAGACCGTCATCATCCTTCAACCACCCGATGGCAAGCTCACAATCCTGAATCCAGGAGTACTTCTCGCTCGACGGAAACGATTCTTCACCGAACAAGAGATCCCGAATGGCGCCGGTTTCAAAAGAAACCCACTCTTCCACCACGTTACATTCCGACAGAAGTCGCCCGACGGGTTCATGGGAAGCGAGGACATATCGGTGGTTCGGATAACCGGCCCGAAGCCGTTGAAGAGCCGGAACCGCAAGGAGGACGTCACCGAGAGAGCCCGGATGAATGACGAGAACGGTTTTGGGCATTGACGTTTAACTTCCAATGCGAGGGCTTCCCGCCATTTTTCTGGCCGCTTCCAGCTCCTCCGGCGTGTTGACATTGAAAAACGACCGCCCCTCCGGGTCAAGGCCGCTCATTTCCGTCTGCTTGACCCATCGAACCCGAAGACTCGCCTCATCAACAACGTCTTTTATACTGAGCCGGCCGCTCTGCACCATCTTCTCGATGACCGGCAGGCACCGACTGCTATAAAGCGCATGTGTCGGTTGCGGGCCGAACTCGGAACGCGGAATCACGACATCCACATTGTCTTTCAATGAAACCAGGTATCGGATCACGATCGGACTTATGAATGGCATGTCGCAGGCGACCGCAAAAATATATGGTGTCCGCGATAGTTTCAATCCCGTGTAGATCCCTCCTAGACTTCCACGATTTGGGATAAGATCCCTCCACACCGGTGTGGCGGCCTCGATCATCGTGGAATCATCTCCGACCACGATACTCACGCTCTGAAAGACGCCCTGCAACACGGCGAGGCTCCGCTCAAGAAGAGTATGTTCGCCCACGGAGAGAAATCTTTTATCCTTTCCCATCCGCCGACTTCGGCCACCGGCGAGGAGAATACCCGTGACGTCGGAGATCATTTCTTTCTTCTGAACAATCGATGGGTAAAAACAAAGAGGGGGTGGGAAAATCCCACCCCCTCTCTCGCTTGCCAATATTCTCGTGAGGCCAACCCGTTTACAGGGTTTTTCCTTTCTTCTTGTTGGCGCGGCGCGTCAAGACCCACCCTTCGAGAAACACAACGCCGACGGCAATGACAACAGGATAAATGTAGGTTTCTTGTGGGATCGGAGGATTCATA
This sequence is a window from Candidatus Nitrospira inopinata. Protein-coding genes within it:
- the secD gene encoding protein translocase subunit SecD; translation: MKKVSGRLGLLALVIATSVICSLPSYQPLYQTLPGWMKTVLPDKGIALGLDLQGGIHLVMEVDEDRAVEITVDRTVTSLQDLLAEKNIAVESVKRTASQQITIRFGDEGLKTSIQKLIDEYPSFAENESAGTSTSLVWELREAESKRIKDFAINQALETIRNRIDQFGVTEPIVQRQGLKQIVVQLPGIKEPKRAKDLIKETALLEFKMLDEDAQLRLELPARIPKDMEEEIIRQFQDKIPEGDEILFERAVDKETGREYRIPYLVKKRVMLTGDVLSDARVSIGQFNDPYVSITFDSRGGQEFERITAENVKKRMAIVLDNTIYSAPVIQERIGGGRAQITGTFTTQEANDLAIVLRAGALPAPLKIVQDLTVGPSLGQDSIDKGIRATLIAGAVVILFMIVYYRLSGAIADFALILNLVCLMGALSALNATLTLPGIAGIVLTIGMGVDSNVLIFERIREELRSGKAVRTAIDAGYDKALLTIIDSHVTTLITGVALFLFGTGPIKGFAVTLCLGIAINLFTALVGTKVIFDLWYRRQPKAQTLSI
- the yajC gene encoding preprotein translocase subunit YajC, with the translated sequence MLMESIAWAQGAGANGAGAGGQGPGGLLSLVPFILIFIIFYFLLIRPQQKKQKEQKALIDALKKGDKVVTTSGIWGTVTNLGKHTVTLQIADNTRIKIQRDYIARLRGEDEDKEKDA
- the tgt gene encoding tRNA guanosine(34) transglycosylase Tgt — protein: MIQYRLQQQDRQSKARVGRLCTARAVIDTPTFMPVGSLGPVKGLAPDDLQLMGFRLLLNNAYHLYLRPGHKIVAEMGGLHAFTGWPGAILTDSGGFQVFSLAKLCKVTDEGVVFQSHIDGSSHFITPEIAVEIQEALGADIIMAFDHCVALPASREAVVDSVRRTKLWAERCLAGRRRNDQALFGIVQGGLDADLRVRSARDLTAMGFDGYAVGGLSVGESKAEMYAMLDATVPELPENKPRYLMGVGYPEDLIEGVFRGIDLFDCVAPSRHGRTGSLFTTAGRVVIKQARYARDERPVDPDCGCPVCGRYSRAYLHHLFSVKEMLASRLNTIHNLWYFSDLMRRVRAAVEQGTFSEFRAAFYRSHAQEPSSAAAREDPEVVAAGDSVHNKERGDRSLC
- the argS gene encoding arginine--tRNA ligase: MSHGIVQEMVATALLGALNEAKKKGRLKTETWPALTLDAPKRPEWGELATTIAMSLAPSEKKGPHEIAEIIAEHLTETEQLFERVEIVRPGFLNLTIKPTLWHEVLREIDARGDAYGKADVGRGHRVLVEYVSANPTGPLHVGHGRGAAVGQAVARLLEAVGYDVTSEYYINDAGRQMKLLGASVYARYRELCGQPAEFPEEGYHGAYINDVARRLKQKLDDETGPSDPAEIEARCRMLAYQELLELIRGDLASFGVEFQSWFSEESLLKSGAVEQALDDLQARGLLFEQEGALWFRSTTFGDEKDRVVKKQDGEYTYLASDIAYHRDKLRRGYDLLVDVWGADHHGYIPRMEAVMQAYGHPKERLRVVLVQLVKLLRAGVEVKMSKRTGSFVTMREVIDEVGADAAKFFFLMRDSRTHLDFDLELAKQRSADNPVYYVQYAHARIASLWRTAASRGIECPRPNETDLAPLTDPDELGLIRKLSVYPDILQTSASTFEPHRVTYYLQQLAALLHTFYNKHRILPPAGGQEHDEAGSAEELTPKRTAARLALMRGVQQVIRNGLTVLGISAPEQM
- a CDS encoding glycosyltransferase family 9 protein, which codes for MPKTVLVIHPGSLGDVLLAVPALQRLRAGYPNHRYVLASHEPVGRLLSECNVVEEWVSFETGAIRDLLFGEESFPSSEKYSWIQDCELAIGWLKDDDGLIEKRLKMRGIGHVRIRSPFDPTVTATHQSDRFCEAIGQRGHGPAVVPRIPVPSVLKQSGEMCLAKRGIALDRPMVMIHPGSGSRAKCTRPEALASVIDELKNAETQCLLLEGPADREAVKAIVEKIGRPLPVLRDTDLTTVAGALLRARVYIGHDSGITHLAGLLRVPTVALFGPTDPARWAPKGSHVIVLHAGPCKCPSWEHVTACSERVCLAISPEQILDAWRKHEQSIIKSQDHHPDSTLSPPDPCAKVARSFSPSLLRT